In Hymenobacter gelipurpurascens, one DNA window encodes the following:
- a CDS encoding S46 family peptidase, with amino-acid sequence MKQLSRLALLAITLFSLIPQARADEGMWLPLLLKQLNEADMQKKGLKLTAEQIYSINQGSLKDAVVQFGGGCTGEIISDQGLLLTNHHCGYSQIQSHSSVEKDYLTKGYWAMSREQELPNPGLTATFIVRMEDVTSQVLTGIPTTSILEADREKLVQANSQRVAQAAVQGTNYQAFVRPMFSGNEYYLFVTEVFQDIRLVGAPPSSIGKFGGDTDNWAWPRHTGDFSIFRIYAGPDNKPAPYSPDNKPFKPRHHLPISLGGVQPGDFTLVFGFPGRTNEYLTSWGVDEVYSLSNPAKIKVRDAKLRILDADMKASDKVRIQYAAKYASIANYWKKWIGETRGLKKLDAVTRKQQQEAQFQKWAESGDEARKATYAALLPQFQKSYATVRDYTLARDYVTEAALGVELLFYANSLLPALDMLENKASAEELAAAMEKLKKGAPGFFRNYSVATDQKVAAALLPFYANGTPAALLPAHVKSLQKQYATTGWNAYAEQLYGKSRLTSLESSLKVLDEVAKGNAQALRQDPAIQLVQAIVNNYRQQVLPTYNAATDNIALLQRTYVAGLRQQQTDRKFYPDANSTLRVAYGQVAGYEPADGTKYDFYTTLDGIMAKADPTNPEFEVPARLAELYKNKDYGPYAYKGSVPVAFIATNHTTGGNSGSPVINGSGELIGINFDRNWEGTMSDIMFDPDRVRNITLDVRYMLFVIDKYAGAGHLVKEMTLVGGHNDVAPAGKKLEKIKVKRKPAKEKA; translated from the coding sequence ATGAAGCAACTTTCCCGGCTGGCTCTGCTAGCCATAACTCTATTTTCCCTGATTCCGCAGGCCCGCGCCGATGAAGGCATGTGGCTGCCGCTGCTACTCAAGCAGCTCAATGAGGCCGACATGCAGAAGAAAGGCCTCAAGCTCACGGCCGAGCAGATTTACAGCATCAACCAGGGCAGCTTGAAAGATGCCGTGGTGCAATTTGGTGGCGGCTGCACCGGCGAAATCATTTCCGACCAAGGCCTGTTGCTCACCAACCACCACTGCGGCTACAGCCAGATCCAGAGCCATTCTTCGGTAGAGAAAGACTACCTCACGAAGGGTTACTGGGCCATGTCGCGGGAGCAGGAGCTACCCAACCCGGGCCTCACCGCCACCTTTATTGTGCGCATGGAAGACGTAACCAGTCAGGTACTGACGGGCATACCGACGACCAGCATCCTGGAGGCCGACCGCGAGAAGCTGGTGCAGGCCAACAGCCAGCGCGTGGCGCAGGCGGCGGTACAGGGCACCAACTACCAGGCCTTTGTGCGACCCATGTTCAGTGGCAACGAGTATTACCTGTTCGTGACGGAAGTTTTCCAGGACATCCGCCTGGTGGGGGCGCCCCCGAGCAGCATCGGCAAATTCGGCGGCGACACCGATAACTGGGCCTGGCCCCGCCACACCGGCGACTTCAGCATCTTCCGCATTTATGCCGGCCCCGATAACAAACCCGCGCCGTACTCACCCGATAATAAGCCCTTCAAGCCCCGTCACCACCTGCCTATTTCGCTGGGCGGCGTGCAGCCCGGCGACTTTACGCTGGTGTTCGGCTTCCCCGGTCGGACCAATGAATACCTGACTTCTTGGGGCGTCGATGAGGTGTATTCCCTCTCGAACCCCGCCAAAATCAAGGTACGCGATGCCAAACTGCGCATTCTGGATGCCGATATGAAGGCTTCCGACAAGGTGCGGATTCAGTATGCGGCCAAGTACGCCAGCATCGCCAACTACTGGAAGAAGTGGATTGGCGAAACCCGTGGCCTTAAGAAACTCGATGCCGTAACGCGCAAGCAGCAGCAGGAAGCACAATTTCAGAAGTGGGCCGAAAGCGGCGACGAAGCCCGCAAAGCGACTTATGCTGCGCTCCTGCCGCAGTTCCAGAAAAGCTACGCCACCGTCCGCGACTACACCCTGGCCCGCGACTACGTGACAGAAGCTGCCCTGGGCGTGGAGTTGCTGTTTTATGCCAACAGTCTGCTGCCGGCGCTGGATATGCTGGAGAACAAAGCCTCGGCCGAGGAACTGGCAGCCGCGATGGAAAAGCTTAAGAAAGGCGCTCCGGGTTTTTTCCGCAACTATAGCGTAGCAACTGACCAGAAAGTAGCGGCTGCTTTGCTACCATTTTATGCCAACGGCACGCCCGCCGCCCTGCTACCGGCCCATGTGAAAAGCCTGCAGAAGCAGTATGCCACCACCGGCTGGAACGCCTACGCGGAGCAGCTTTACGGCAAATCGCGCCTCACGTCGCTGGAAAGCTCTTTGAAAGTGCTGGATGAAGTGGCAAAAGGCAACGCCCAGGCTCTGCGCCAGGATCCGGCCATTCAGCTGGTACAAGCCATCGTGAACAACTACCGCCAGCAGGTGCTGCCCACGTATAACGCGGCCACCGACAACATTGCCCTGCTCCAGCGCACCTACGTGGCCGGCCTGCGCCAACAGCAAACCGACCGCAAGTTCTACCCCGATGCTAACTCTACCCTGCGAGTGGCCTACGGCCAGGTAGCTGGCTATGAGCCCGCCGACGGTACTAAATACGACTTTTATACCACCCTCGACGGCATCATGGCGAAAGCCGACCCTACCAACCCCGAGTTTGAAGTACCCGCCCGCCTCGCCGAGCTGTACAAAAACAAGGACTATGGCCCCTACGCCTACAAGGGCTCGGTGCCGGTGGCCTTCATTGCTACCAACCACACGACCGGCGGCAATTCCGGCTCACCCGTCATCAACGGCAGCGGCGAGCTCATCGGCATCAACTTCGACCGGAACTGGGAAGGCACCATGTCGGATATCATGTTCGACCCCGACCGCGTACGCAACATCACCCTGGATGTGCGCTATATGCTGTTTGTGATAGATAAATACGCCGGCGCCGGCCACCTCGTAAAAGAAATGACGCTGGTGGGCGGACATAATGATGTGGCCCCAGCCGGCAAGAAGCTGGAAAAGATCAAAGTAAAGCGTAAGCCTGCTAAGGAGAAAGCATAA
- a CDS encoding YkvA family protein — protein sequence MANLVEKGLSISKNALFSVFLNRAGKLLGRPFKVVMVLNEVANKLASKESGDNKFKQLIDVALTVVRLVRNYISGSYRQVDNGTIVSALGVLLYTLSPVDLVPDFIPVVGFLDDLALLSWFVEKFQGEIVRFREWETTHAAEETDDIPAASMVPAASKNNAQNAAAVAELGHS from the coding sequence ATGGCAAACCTTGTCGAAAAAGGACTTTCTATTTCCAAAAATGCGCTATTCAGCGTATTCCTGAACCGCGCCGGCAAGCTTCTCGGGCGCCCGTTCAAAGTAGTGATGGTGCTCAATGAAGTCGCCAATAAGCTGGCCAGCAAGGAAAGCGGCGACAACAAGTTCAAACAACTCATTGATGTAGCCCTCACGGTGGTGCGCCTCGTGCGCAACTACATCAGCGGCAGCTACCGGCAGGTTGATAACGGCACCATTGTATCGGCGCTGGGCGTGCTGCTCTACACACTTTCCCCAGTTGATCTGGTGCCTGATTTTATTCCGGTGGTAGGTTTTCTGGATGATCTGGCTTTGCTGAGCTGGTTTGTAGAAAAATTCCAGGGCGAAATCGTGCGCTTCCGGGAGTGGGAAACCACGCACGCGGCGGAGGAAACCGACGATATTCCGGCCGCTTCGATGGTACCGGCCGCTTCCAAGAATAACGCGCAAAATGCCGCTGCCGTAGCTGAGCTAGGCCACTCCTAG
- a CDS encoding TlpA disulfide reductase family protein has protein sequence MKIIYLGLLALPLLAAVQSDKSYTIEGQVNRAINAPAKAFLYYGGKYIDSAAVHNGRFTLRGQVDKPGRAFILLSRRGSSRETEGMGILHADVRTAFYLEPGTTTLTSSDSLKYARVVGGPLTTKLQQLDQAEHPIVAGYKQYDTEYKRATAEQRSSVEFKQARAARRAALNRQRTAIDSAFIMNNPASFVSLDAVDMMSNTKADTATVRYLLAHLTPALRNSPEGQQVATKLADYRRPIISLGSKAPSFTLNTPTGKSVSLADYRGRYVLIDFWASWCGPCRKENPNVLRAYKAYKGKNFDVVSVSIDAADNRSNWLKAVREDKLPWAQVIDNARAGNVAKLYQVESIPQNFLLDPTGNIVAKNLLGEELQRVLAEKLK, from the coding sequence ATGAAAATTATCTATCTAGGCCTGCTTGCACTCCCGTTGCTTGCCGCCGTTCAATCTGATAAATCTTACACTATAGAAGGTCAAGTTAACCGCGCTATCAATGCACCGGCCAAAGCCTTTTTGTACTACGGAGGCAAATACATTGATTCTGCTGCCGTTCATAATGGTCGCTTCACGTTGCGTGGTCAAGTTGACAAGCCTGGTAGAGCTTTTATACTACTAAGTCGGCGAGGCAGCTCGCGCGAAACGGAGGGCATGGGTATTCTACATGCTGATGTTCGCACAGCATTTTACTTAGAGCCTGGCACTACTACACTAACCAGCTCCGATTCATTGAAGTACGCCCGTGTGGTGGGTGGCCCCTTGACCACGAAATTGCAGCAGCTTGATCAGGCGGAGCATCCGATTGTAGCTGGCTATAAGCAGTATGATACTGAGTATAAGCGGGCTACTGCTGAGCAACGGAGCTCAGTAGAGTTTAAACAAGCACGAGCCGCAAGGCGAGCTGCCCTTAATCGTCAGCGTACAGCCATCGACTCTGCGTTCATAATGAACAATCCAGCCTCATTCGTCAGCCTGGATGCGGTAGACATGATGAGCAATACAAAGGCTGATACGGCTACTGTTCGCTATTTATTGGCTCATCTCACACCTGCCTTGCGCAATAGCCCGGAGGGCCAGCAAGTTGCTACTAAGTTGGCAGACTACCGTCGCCCAATTATATCCTTAGGATCGAAGGCGCCAAGTTTTACTCTAAATACTCCAACCGGCAAGTCCGTGTCACTCGCCGACTATCGGGGCCGCTATGTACTCATTGATTTCTGGGCCAGTTGGTGTGGTCCTTGTCGAAAGGAAAATCCCAACGTGTTACGCGCCTATAAGGCCTACAAAGGAAAGAACTTCGACGTGGTAAGTGTCTCAATTGATGCAGCTGACAACCGGAGCAATTGGCTAAAGGCTGTGCGGGAAGATAAACTACCCTGGGCTCAGGTGATCGACAATGCAAGGGCTGGTAACGTAGCTAAACTGTATCAGGTGGAAAGCATTCCGCAAAACTTTCTACTAGACCCAACCGGCAACATAGTAGCCAAAAATTTACTTGGGGAAGAGTTGCAACGCGTATTAGCTGAGAAATTGAAGTGA
- a CDS encoding DinB family protein, which translates to MSNHLTTRPASGEYAPYYDLYIQNIPAGHNPLQHLREQPLLLKELLADFTEEQGLLRYAPGKWSIKEMLVHMMDTERIFAYRALRIARGDKQPLPGFEQDDYVPASGADKRTMESILHEYDTVRAATLSLFDSFEPEAYSQMGTASNNPVSVRALAYILPGHEAHHLHILQDRYLSMLVK; encoded by the coding sequence ATGAGCAACCACCTGACCACCCGTCCCGCATCCGGCGAGTACGCCCCGTACTACGACCTCTACATCCAGAACATTCCCGCAGGCCACAACCCGCTTCAGCATCTGCGGGAGCAGCCGTTGCTGCTAAAGGAGCTGCTCGCCGATTTTACCGAGGAGCAGGGTTTGCTGCGCTACGCCCCCGGCAAGTGGAGCATCAAGGAAATGCTGGTGCACATGATGGATACCGAACGCATTTTTGCCTACCGCGCCCTGCGCATTGCCCGTGGCGACAAGCAGCCCCTGCCCGGCTTCGAACAGGATGACTATGTGCCAGCCTCCGGTGCGGATAAGCGGACTATGGAAAGCATTCTGCACGAGTATGATACGGTGCGCGCCGCTACCTTGAGTTTGTTCGATTCGTTTGAGCCAGAGGCCTACAGCCAGATGGGTACCGCGAGCAACAATCCGGTAAGTGTGCGGGCTCTGGCCTACATTCTGCCTGGCCATGAGGCGCACCATCTGCATATTTTGCAGGATCGATACCTGTCCATGCTGGTCAAATAA
- a CDS encoding VOC family protein yields MNQRIALVTLVVADYDEAIDFYTQKLGFRLLEDTVLSAQKRWVRVAPQGLAGAELLLARAATPAQAQCVGNQTGGRVALFLYTDDVARDYAQLQAQGVTIVRPPIAEPYGKVLVFADLYGNQWDLLEPTQSV; encoded by the coding sequence GTGAATCAACGAATTGCGCTTGTTACCCTGGTGGTAGCTGATTACGATGAAGCCATTGACTTTTACACTCAGAAGCTAGGCTTTCGGCTGCTAGAAGATACCGTGCTTAGTGCACAGAAACGGTGGGTGCGCGTGGCGCCTCAGGGGTTGGCCGGCGCTGAGCTACTGCTGGCCCGCGCTGCTACGCCCGCGCAAGCTCAGTGCGTTGGCAACCAGACCGGCGGCCGCGTGGCCCTGTTCCTTTACACCGATGATGTAGCCCGCGATTATGCGCAGCTTCAGGCACAGGGCGTGACGATAGTACGCCCGCCAATAGCAGAACCATACGGTAAAGTGCTAGTATTCGCTGATTTGTATGGCAACCAATGGGACTTACTGGAGCCCACTCAGAGCGTATAG
- a CDS encoding AlbA family DNA-binding domain-containing protein: protein MTDLQELIRQGEGEQLEFKKRTTHPHRISRTLSSLANTHGGRVLVGVDDDGRIVGVRDAEEEMYQLREAAAHYIDPPLTLRFREIEEDGRMVVVVTVPESPVKPHRAQVATDDWRSYVRVRDESVQTSQLTEKVLERSDATPAFERIPLSKEEVAVLDYLRQHPRITLGQYMKLLNIGQRRAYRTLIKLTLHGYIKHHDKEKEVYYTL, encoded by the coding sequence ATGACGGACTTACAGGAACTGATTCGGCAGGGCGAAGGAGAACAGCTGGAGTTCAAGAAGCGAACCACCCATCCGCATCGTATTTCCCGCACGCTTTCCTCCTTGGCCAACACGCATGGCGGACGCGTGCTTGTTGGGGTGGATGATGATGGCCGGATTGTGGGCGTGCGCGATGCGGAGGAAGAAATGTATCAGTTACGCGAAGCCGCCGCCCACTACATAGACCCGCCCCTGACGCTTCGGTTCCGGGAAATAGAGGAAGATGGCCGGATGGTAGTGGTTGTAACAGTACCCGAAAGCCCAGTGAAGCCGCACCGCGCCCAAGTAGCCACCGACGACTGGCGCTCCTATGTGCGTGTACGCGATGAGAGCGTGCAAACCAGCCAACTCACCGAGAAAGTGCTGGAGCGTTCCGATGCCACGCCAGCATTTGAGCGCATTCCGCTAAGCAAAGAAGAAGTGGCGGTGCTGGACTATCTGCGGCAGCACCCGCGCATCACGCTAGGCCAGTACATGAAGCTGCTGAACATTGGGCAGCGGCGAGCGTACCGCACGCTCATCAAGCTCACGCTGCACGGCTACATCAAGCACCACGATAAGGAGAAGGAAGTGTACTATACGCTCTGA
- a CDS encoding SDR family oxidoreductase, with product MAAALPLSGKTALITGATSGIGLVTARELARQGARVVLVGRDTEKAERARAAIQLAAGPDAEVHVKCFDLSLLRNVRALADEVQQELSQLDILVNNAGIMPGTLSITEEGHELSWATNHLAPYALTNLLLPLLDAAGKARVVTVSSVAHWVGEIEPNRETRNSPDKYSWLTAYADSKLANILFTKELAHRLDLTGITANCLHPGMVDTALMRPDTSAVMKALWWMARPVMVAPEQGARTSIYLASSPEVANVSGRYFTNCRPARSSGRSGSSIEASRLWRISAEETGIE from the coding sequence ATGGCTGCAGCACTCCCTCTTTCTGGTAAAACGGCCCTCATCACGGGGGCTACAAGCGGCATCGGACTGGTGACGGCGCGCGAACTGGCGCGCCAGGGAGCCCGCGTTGTGCTCGTGGGCCGCGATACCGAGAAGGCCGAACGAGCCCGGGCCGCCATTCAGCTAGCCGCTGGGCCCGACGCCGAGGTGCACGTGAAATGCTTCGATTTATCGCTGCTGCGCAATGTGCGGGCCTTGGCCGATGAGGTACAGCAGGAGCTTAGCCAGCTGGATATTCTGGTGAATAATGCCGGCATCATGCCCGGCACGCTTAGCATCACGGAAGAAGGTCATGAGCTGAGCTGGGCCACCAACCACCTTGCGCCCTACGCCCTCACCAACCTGCTCTTGCCGCTGCTGGATGCCGCCGGCAAGGCGCGCGTGGTAACGGTATCGTCGGTGGCGCATTGGGTGGGCGAGATTGAACCCAACCGCGAAACCCGCAACTCTCCTGATAAATACAGCTGGCTAACGGCCTACGCCGATTCCAAGCTCGCCAACATCCTGTTCACGAAAGAGCTGGCTCACCGCCTCGACCTCACGGGCATCACGGCTAACTGCCTGCACCCGGGCATGGTGGATACCGCTCTTATGCGCCCCGATACTTCGGCCGTGATGAAAGCACTGTGGTGGATGGCGCGCCCCGTAATGGTTGCGCCCGAGCAGGGTGCCCGCACCAGTATCTACCTGGCCTCCTCCCCCGAGGTAGCCAACGTGAGTGGCCGCTATTTCACCAACTGCCGCCCGGCCCGAAGTTCCGGCCGCTCAGGGAGTAGCATTGAAGCCAGCCGGTTGTGGCGGATTTCGGCTGAAGAAACCGGGATTGAGTAA
- a CDS encoding DUF3127 domain-containing protein — MAYEATGRLHEIFDEQQVSEKFRKREFVLEVVDGQYPEHIKFQLVQDKTALIDSYKVGDEVKISFNLRGRGFNKNGQMLYFTNLEAWRIEAGTGGAAAPQGGGNFQQSAPRAAAPAANQNPNLRASAAPIASDDDNDLPF; from the coding sequence ATGGCTTACGAAGCTACCGGCCGCCTGCACGAGATATTCGACGAACAGCAGGTGAGCGAAAAATTCCGCAAGCGCGAGTTCGTGCTGGAAGTCGTAGACGGCCAGTATCCTGAGCATATCAAGTTCCAATTGGTGCAGGACAAAACCGCCCTCATCGACTCCTACAAAGTAGGCGACGAGGTAAAAATTTCCTTCAACCTGCGTGGTCGTGGCTTTAACAAGAACGGCCAGATGCTGTACTTCACCAACCTCGAAGCCTGGCGCATTGAGGCTGGCACCGGTGGTGCTGCAGCTCCGCAAGGTGGTGGCAACTTCCAGCAGTCGGCCCCTCGTGCTGCTGCTCCGGCTGCCAACCAGAACCCGAACCTGCGCGCTTCGGCCGCTCCCATCGCCTCCGACGACGACAACGACCTGCCCTTCTAA